Below is a window of Malania oleifera isolate guangnan ecotype guangnan chromosome 1, ASM2987363v1, whole genome shotgun sequence DNA.
TACACACAGATTTTTTCTGTTAAAAACCAGTCAATTTCTTTTCCACAGCATAATCTGTTGATTTCCCGTTGATTTGGTCATTTTGTGCAGGTTGACAAGCTAAAGAAGAAGCTTAGACATGAAGAGAATGTTCACCGAGCACTGGAGAGGGCTTTTACAAGACCTTTGGGAGCTTTGCCTCGTCTGCCTCCTTATCTCCCTCCATATGTAAGCTGACTTAATTCATAGCTAGCCCAtgagatctttattattattattattattattattattattattcccttTTCTGGATTAAGCATATATACTCCTTTTCATTAAAAAGAAGACATGCAACTTTGATTCATAAAATGGAGAAACGTCAATGGCTTATATGGGAATGTTGGAGGAATTAAAGAAATAGGGCTACTGAGCTGAACCCAATGATCCATCATTCTTATCTCCCCATGTGATCcttaattttggaaatatttgtGTGAACTTAATTCTGTTTTGGAGTCAGTGTGGATAGTTATTTTCTTTGGTTGCAGACACTAGAGCTTCTTGCTGAAGTTGCAGTTTTGGAAGAGGAGGTTGTTCGTCTTGAAGAACAGGTGGTGAGTTTCAGACAAGGTCTCTATCAAGAAGCTGTCTACATTTCCTCCAAGAATGTTGTGGACAATCTGACAGATACACATGATCAGTGCTTGATTAAAAGTTCAAAACATGTTAGATCAAAATCTTTGTTCCAAAATGACGCCAATTTGGTAACATCTGAGGCAAGGCCTCTACCTTCTCTTACCAGAACCAATTCAAGCAGAAGGCTGTTGTCCTCCGACTCCATCTTTGATCAAATAGGAAATTGTTCGAGCAGGACTATGAATGGGAAACAAGCTTTGATGAATTCCAATTCTTCTTCTGTTTTTCCCGAAGATAGGCTGGGAAAAGAGAATCTTCTGTTCACTAGTTCCACAAAGAATAAGCAATCTCCAGAAAAGAAAAGCCCCAGAATCACCACCCCAGTTAACAGACCTCCAATCAAGAATGAGATAATTGAGAGCGGTCGGGATTCTCAGAAGCTACAGGTATATAAATTTAAGCAGTTCTTCATAACAATTTATCTCCACTTGTTTTTAATGGCCAAAATAATCACAACTCAATTGTACAGGTAGAGTGCAGATTAGCAGATGAGGGAAGGGCAAAAGAGAGCTCTTCAGGTTTTTCATTTGAAAATGTTTCAGGGGCTGACAGAGGACCAAATGAAATTTCTGAGGATATATTGAAGTGTTTGTGTAACATTTTCTTGAGGATGAGCATGCTGAAGAACAAAGTGGTGGAATCGAAGATTTTGCCACCTCCATTGGCATTGGTTTTTCATGAAAAGAATCAAGAAACAGAGTTTTGGGATCCTTACGGTATCTGTTCAGATGTTGTAAAGAGAGAAATTGGTCCTTATAAGCATCTTCATGCTATTGAATCTAATTCAGTTGATCTCAGCCGAGCAACAAATGCATTGTTTCTCATCCATAGATTAAGGTAAGAATGTTGTTACCTCTTTATTCTGTATTATTGTTCCCATTGTTTGTATTCATTTTGCCTTCCTAAATAACCAGGCTCCTCCTTGAGAAGCTTGCTTCAGTCAACTTAGAGGGCCTTAGCCATCAGCAGAAGCTTGCATTCTGGATAAACATTTATAATTCCTGCATGATGAATGTAAGAGAATTCTCTACAACCCTTGACTTGTACtatgttttaattaaaattgAGGCTATATTAGTCTACTTTTAAATTGTAGCTTCAAGTACATTTTTCATGTAACTATTGGATGCTGTGCGATTACAATAAGTGCTTCACTTTTAGATTTCCAGCATATGTACAAGAGCAacaccctttttttttccttcttttttaacattttattttattactaatGATGCAGGCAATTCTAGAGCATGGGATTCCTGAGACTCCTGAACTGGTTGTAACACTGATGCAAAAGGTAATCTGTTCATACTTTTCATGTACAATAGATGGTTattctgttataatttatttttataattcctTTTTTCCCTTTTAATGGACATTTGTCAATAATTTATTGCCATGTAATAGTTGTTGAGACTTGGGTTTGATGCTTCTATCTAAACAAAGTCAGAATAGATCTCAGATTTCACAATGAGAGAGATGGGATATTAATATGTTAAGCTATCAAATAACCACAACCTTTAAAGATATAACCATTTTGttaaaatcaaggggaaaaatatatgtttatttcACAGTTCTAATTACATGGAATAGTAGGTAATTATATACAAGAAAAAATTCTAATTTTGGGACTACACTACTTTTAAGCCTAAAATTAAGGATATCCCTTGTATCAAGGGATTTACAATCAAGGCTCTTTCCATCTCTCTAAAACAActcacgccaacactccccctcaagttggtgcatatAGGTCTTGCATGCCCAATTTGTCAAGTGAGTTGTAAAAGATTTTGTTACATACAGCCTTTGTGAGTACATCTGCCAATTGGTCTTTAGACTTAACAAAAGGAAATCGAATTGTCTAGTCCTCAAGATTTTGTTTCATGAAATGTCGGTCCACCTCCGCGTGTTTAGTTCGATCATGTTGGACAGGGTTGTGTGAGATATCTATCGCGGCCTTATCACAAAACAGGTTCATCTCACAACTTGGGGCAAAACCTATTTCGGTTAGTAGTCTCTTAAGCCAGAGAAGTTCACAAAGACCTTTAACCATTCCACAGAACTCAGCTTCAGCACTTGACAAAGCCACTGCATTTTGTTTCTTACTTCTCCAAGTTACAAGATTCCCGCCAACAAACATGAAGTACCTCGAGGTGGATTTTCGATCTGATATATTTCATGCCTagtctgcatctgtatatccctcGACTTTGAGGTGTCTACTTTTTGAAAACATAAGCCCTTTCCCTGGAGATGACTTCAAGTATCGAAGAATTTTGAGCACTACATCCATGTGATCCTCACTTGGACAGTGCATGAATTGACTCACTACACTTACCACATAAGCAATATCAGGGCGAGTGTGTGATAGATAAATAAGCTTTCCAACTATCCTCTGGTACCTTTCTTTATTTGTTGGCACATGGTCTGGGTATTCTCCCAGTTTGTGGTTTTGAACAATTGGTGTGTCTGCAGGTTTGCATTCTAGTAGTCCCACTTCAGATAGAAAGTATAGGATATATTTCCGTTGGGAAAGAAATATACCTTGCTTTGATCTAGCAACCTCAATTCCCAGAACGTATTTAAGTCCTTCTAGATTTTTCATTTCGAACTCAGTCGCCAAACGCTCTTGGAGTCTTGATATTTCTTCTAGATCATCCCCAGTAATAatcatgtcatctacataaattATTAGAGTTGTGACCTTACCATGTTGATGCTTTAAGAATAGTGTATGATCTGACTTGCTCTGTTGATAGCCATATTTCTTCATTACCAAGCTGAGTCGCCCGAACCATgctctaggtgattgtttcaggCCATACAATGCTCGTTGTAATTTGTGCACCACCTCAACTTCAAAAGTTGTTGTATAGCTTGGTTGAACATCCATGTAGACCTCCTCCTCTAGATCTCCATGGAGAAAGACATTTTTTACATCAATACTTTAATCAAGTTCAATTTTGCTACTGCTGAAAAGGTCTCTTGATAGTCTACACCATATGTTTGGGTATAACTTTTTGCTACTAGTCTTGCTTTGTATCGATCAATTGAACCATCTGCTTTGTGCTTAATGGAGAACACCCATTTACACCCCACCGTCTGCTTTCCTTTGGGCAAGGGAATAAGAGTCCAAGTTTTATTTTTATGCAGTGCCTCCATTTCTTCCTTCATTGCCTGGGTCCATTTAGAATTTGTCAGGGCTTCATGAATATTGGTGGGAACACTCCCCGAGGAGAGTTCATGTACGAATGTTCTGAGTAGTTCGGAAAGCCTTTTTGTAGACACATAGTTGGCAATTGGATACTTTGAGTTTCGTCCTTCAATGTCCGAAGAATATCTATTTGGTGGTTTTCCACGATTATGCCTGAAAGGTAAAGTATAGCCAACATGGATATCTATATCATTAGAGATTGAAGGTCTAGGAGAGTTGACCTTAGGGATATTCTCAGGAGATGGGTTTTCGGGTACTGCAGTATGAGGGGGGTTTTCTATTTCAGCTTCAGCTTCAGCTTTAGGTGAGGTAGACATATCTCTGGAACCTATATCCACTTCTAAAGTCACACCTTTTTCTGTATTGGGTTCCTCATTGACGTAAATTTTAGTGTTGTGTTCGTTCAACCAGTCAAACCACAGCCCATTTGGCTCGTCATTACTAATCTCCCTGACAAAGAGAATTGGGTAATGAGGAAGAGAAAAATATCTCGGACTCCAAAAAGGTAACATCCATGGTCACATAGGTATGTTTGGTGGCCAGATCATAACATCGATTTGCTTTTTGGTGTAATGCATATCCCAAGAAGAGACATCGAATGGCACATGGATCTAGTTTCGTGCGCTGATTTTTATGAAGGTGGACAAATGTGACACATCCGAAAATCCGAGGAGGAAGCATCAAGATCGTAGGTAAGGGACCATATGTAGATAGGGTCTGTAACGGAGATTGGAAATTCAAGACTTTGGAAGGCATCCGATTGAGGAGATGCACAGCCGTAGCAACAACATCAGTCCAATGGTGACTAGGCACATGAGCCCCAAGTAATAGAGCCCGAGCAGTTTCAAGAATATGACGGTTCTTTCGCTCAGTGACACCATTCTGCTGAGGAGTTTGTGGACAGGAGGTTTCATGGATAAGGCCATGTTGCTGAAAATAAGCCTTAAACAAATCATTTGCATATTCACCACTGTTATCTGATCGAAGAATCCGAATcttagctgagaattgggtttgAACCATTGTGTGGAAGGATTGAAATATAGTTAGTacttcatttttatgtttcaGTAAGTAGAGCCAAGTCATGCGAGTAAAGTCATCTACAAATATCACAAACCAGCGGAAACTAGATATTGTAGAAATTGGGGAAGGACCCCATACATCCGAGTGAATTAAAGCAAAAGGAACAGTACTTTTATTCATACTTAAAGGATAAGCAACTCAATGACGTTTAGCAAGAATGCAAGTCTCacatttcaaataaaatatcaaaatattgaaaaaaaaaaaatccaaaaacaaatatttCATATAACTGAAGGACGGATGCCCTAACCGACGGTACCAAAGCCAAATTTGTCGCTCTTTCTTGTCAATCGGAGGATGCATAAGATGTGCACGACCCATACTAAAATTGTCAACATAATAGAGCCCCCCCTCTTTTAGTACCATGCCCAATGATCTCCTTGGTAAGAAAATCCTGAAGTAACAAAAAGTAGAATACATTAGTACAATACAGTTCAAAGCTTGAGTAACTTGGCTCACTGGGAGCAGTTTATGGGAAAGAGAGGGAACAAGCAAAGTATTAGATAAGGATAAAGTGGGTGACAAATCCACGGTCCCTGTAACTGGAGATATGACCCCATTGGCACTGGCAATGCAGGTGCGCTGGGGTTAAGATGTTTTGGAGAAATCATTTTCATCAAATGTCATGTGATTAGTAGCTCCCGAGTCAAATATCCACAAACTTCTAACGCCATCATGAGACGAACTACAAAGAGCAGTACCACAGTTACCTGGTTCCGAGAGGGAGAGTCTCAGCTTGGCTGCAGCTAGTGCA
It encodes the following:
- the LOC131166541 gene encoding uncharacterized protein LOC131166541 isoform X1, which encodes MNTRVRTTLQTMKAPLKHDEKKESMEVEGSRLRATTNRRRSSREKKMALLQDVDKLKKKLRHEENVHRALERAFTRPLGALPRLPPYLPPYTLELLAEVAVLEEEVVRLEEQVVSFRQGLYQEAVYISSKNVVDNLTDTHDQCLIKSSKHVRSKSLFQNDANLVTSEARPLPSLTRTNSSRRLLSSDSIFDQIGNCSSRTMNGKQALMNSNSSSVFPEDRLGKENLLFTSSTKNKQSPEKKSPRITTPVNRPPIKNEIIESGRDSQKLQVECRLADEGRAKESSSGFSFENVSGADRGPNEISEDILKCLCNIFLRMSMLKNKVVESKILPPPLALVFHEKNQETEFWDPYGICSDVVKREIGPYKHLHAIESNSVDLSRATNALFLIHRLRLLLEKLASVNLEGLSHQQKLAFWINIYNSCMMNAILEHGIPETPELVVTLMQKATIKVGGYLLNAITIEHFILRLPYHMKYQTCSKATKNDEMKVRSMFGLEWSEPLVTFALSCGSWSSPAVRVYTASQVENELEAAKRDYLHAAVGISSTKKLIIPKLLDWYLPDFAKDLESLLDWVSLQLPDEVRNEAVKCLERRGQEPLSQLVQVMPYDFSFRYLLYQ
- the LOC131166541 gene encoding uncharacterized protein LOC131166541 isoform X2 gives rise to the protein MNTRVRTTLQTMKAPLKHDEKKESMEVEGSRLRATTNRRRSSREKKMALLQDVDKLKKKLRHEENVHRALERAFTRPLGALPRLPPYLPPYTLELLAEVAVLEEEVVRLEEQVVSFRQGLYQEAVYISSKNVVDNLTDTHDQCLIKSSKHVRSKSLFQNDANLVTSEARPLPSLTRTNSSRRLLSSDSIFDQIGNCSSRTMNGKQALMNSNSSSVFPEDRLGKENLLFTSSTKNKQSPEKKSPRITTPVNRPPIKNEIIESGRDSQKLQVECRLADEGRAKESSSGFSFENVSGADRGPNEISEDILKCLCNIFLRMSMLKNKVVESKILPPPLALVFHEKNQETEFWDPYGICSDVVKREIGPYKHLHAIESNSVDLSRATNALFLIHRLRLLLEKLASVNLEGLSHQQKLAFWINIYNSCMMNAILEHGIPETPELVVTLMQKATIKVGGYLLNAITIEHFILRLPYHMKYTCSKATKNDEMKVRSMFGLEWSEPLVTFALSCGSWSSPAVRVYTASQVENELEAAKRDYLHAAVGISSTKKLIIPKLLDWYLPDFAKDLESLLDWVSLQLPDEVRNEAVKCLERRGQEPLSQLVQVMPYDFSFRYLLYQ